In Deinococcus ficus, a single genomic region encodes these proteins:
- the dinB gene encoding DNA polymerase IV, whose translation MRKIVHVDADAFFASVELRDNPSLRGKAVAVAYHGPRSVVTTATYEARQYGVRSALPLRTALARCPHLIVIEPRMDAYREASRLIHGVFTEFTDLIEPLSLDEAYLDVTRPKRGPGSATRIAQEIRRLVRERTGGLTVSAGVSFNKMLAKLGSGMNKPDGLTVILPQDADALIARLPVGEFYGIGPVTAAKLERLGIRTGADLRARSLTELTAAFGRHGAHMYAIARGIDDRPVDPSDDRKSVGTEDTYDTDLRTLADMHAKLPGLSERTARRLARHGLAGRVVTVKVKFSNFEVISRQQSLPVPVQTAEEIGRVARRLLGADLVGTRAVRLLGVTVSHLVDPQGRDVVPPLFPLV comes from the coding sequence ATGCGCAAGATCGTGCACGTGGACGCCGACGCTTTCTTTGCCAGCGTGGAACTGCGGGACAACCCCAGCCTGCGCGGCAAGGCGGTCGCCGTCGCCTACCACGGGCCGCGCAGCGTCGTCACGACCGCCACCTACGAAGCGAGGCAGTACGGCGTGCGCAGCGCGCTCCCGCTGCGTACGGCCCTGGCCCGCTGCCCGCACCTGATCGTCATCGAGCCCCGCATGGACGCCTACCGCGAGGCCAGCCGCCTCATCCACGGGGTGTTCACCGAGTTCACCGACCTGATCGAGCCGCTCAGCCTCGACGAGGCGTACCTCGACGTCACGCGGCCGAAGCGCGGTCCGGGCAGTGCCACGCGGATCGCACAGGAGATCCGCCGGCTGGTCCGGGAGCGCACCGGGGGCCTGACCGTCTCGGCGGGCGTGTCGTTCAACAAGATGCTCGCCAAGCTCGGCAGCGGAATGAACAAACCCGACGGCCTGACCGTGATCCTCCCGCAGGATGCCGACGCCCTGATCGCCCGGCTGCCGGTGGGTGAGTTCTACGGGATCGGTCCTGTCACCGCCGCGAAGCTCGAGCGCCTGGGCATCCGCACGGGCGCGGACCTGCGGGCCCGGTCCCTGACCGAGCTCACCGCCGCGTTCGGCCGGCACGGCGCGCACATGTACGCCATCGCCCGCGGCATCGACGACCGCCCCGTGGACCCCAGCGATGACCGCAAGAGCGTCGGAACCGAGGACACGTACGACACGGACCTGCGCACCCTGGCGGACATGCACGCGAAACTTCCCGGGCTGAGTGAACGCACCGCCCGCCGCCTGGCCCGGCATGGGCTGGCGGGCCGGGTGGTGACCGTCAAGGTGAAGTTCAGCAACTTCGAGGTGATCAGCCGGCAGCAGAGCCTCCCGGTGCCCGTGCAGACTGCCGAGGAGATTGGCCGTGTGGCGCGCCGGCTGCTGGGCGCGGATCTGGTTGGCACCCGGGCGGTGCGGCTGCTGGGCGTGACAGTCAGTCACCTCGTGGACCCGCAGGGACGGGACGTGGTGCCGCCCCTGTTTCCGCTGGTCTGA
- a CDS encoding superoxide dismutase family protein, whose product MPVQRSRPPRLAALSGLLTLGAMAALGVGAAGGSDMAAPAPSPALSATATLRDPAGQVLGTARFRPLGSGNGPVEVTVSVRGLAPGQHGMHVHEYGRCTPGVDPATNTVVPFGGAGGHFDPGMSRNHDDPQAANLYGHGGDLPMLTVGPDGTGQVTFQSSKIRLSGADGVLNRSIVIHARPDDYRSDPAGMSGARERCGVIVRDRFTARDYALPGVQTYPEGVAYDARKGLLYTGSAANGTIWAVNAATGAVSVFQEGGALGRQVALGLKVDAQGRLWVAGGAQGTVSVLSPDGVTLKVLETPPSPRPYINDLTPAPDGNVYVTDSSRPVIYRVTPDLTLDAWLDLAGTPLKYGPGVNLNGIAATPDGRYLLAIQLNTGELWRIDLRSRAVHRVMTGLVNGDGLLLDGRTLYVARNKDQVVSKVTLSADYASGQLVLNEPLTGLRFPATLTRIGNDLVVTQAQLDKLQGGTPETPFRLTRFPKF is encoded by the coding sequence ATGCCAGTACAGCGTTCACGTCCGCCTCGCCTCGCCGCCCTGAGCGGCCTGCTGACCCTGGGTGCCATGGCGGCCCTGGGGGTAGGAGCCGCGGGTGGCAGCGATATGGCCGCACCTGCACCTTCGCCGGCGCTCAGCGCCACGGCCACCCTCCGCGACCCGGCCGGGCAGGTGCTCGGCACCGCCCGCTTCCGCCCGCTCGGGTCCGGGAACGGCCCGGTAGAGGTCACGGTCAGTGTCCGCGGCCTCGCCCCGGGGCAGCATGGCATGCACGTGCACGAGTACGGCCGCTGCACGCCAGGCGTAGACCCGGCCACCAACACGGTCGTGCCGTTCGGCGGAGCCGGCGGGCACTTCGACCCGGGCATGAGCCGCAACCACGATGACCCGCAGGCCGCGAATCTGTACGGGCACGGCGGTGACCTGCCCATGCTCACGGTCGGGCCGGACGGGACCGGGCAGGTCACCTTCCAGTCCAGCAAGATTCGCTTGAGCGGCGCGGACGGCGTCCTGAACCGCTCGATCGTGATTCACGCCCGGCCGGACGACTACCGCAGCGACCCGGCCGGCATGAGCGGCGCGCGGGAACGCTGCGGCGTGATCGTCCGGGACCGCTTCACGGCGCGCGACTATGCGCTCCCGGGCGTGCAGACCTACCCGGAAGGGGTGGCGTACGACGCCCGCAAGGGCCTGCTGTACACCGGCAGCGCCGCCAATGGCACCATTTGGGCCGTGAATGCCGCGACCGGCGCGGTCTCGGTCTTCCAGGAGGGCGGGGCACTCGGCCGTCAGGTGGCCCTGGGCCTGAAGGTGGACGCCCAGGGCCGGCTGTGGGTCGCCGGGGGCGCCCAGGGCACTGTAAGTGTCCTCTCACCGGACGGCGTGACCCTGAAGGTTCTGGAAACCCCTCCCTCCCCTCGGCCATACATCAATGACCTGACGCCCGCCCCCGACGGGAACGTGTACGTGACCGACAGCAGCCGCCCCGTGATCTACCGCGTCACACCGGACCTGACTCTGGACGCGTGGCTTGACCTGGCCGGCACGCCCCTCAAGTACGGTCCTGGCGTGAACCTCAACGGCATCGCCGCCACCCCTGACGGCCGGTACCTGCTGGCCATACAGCTGAACACCGGCGAACTGTGGCGCATCGACCTGCGCAGCCGCGCGGTGCACCGCGTCATGACGGGTCTGGTCAACGGTGACGGGCTGCTGCTCGACGGGCGCACCCTGTACGTCGCCCGGAACAAGGACCAGGTGGTCAGCAAGGTCACCCTCAGCGCCGATTACGCCAGCGGTCAGCTGGTCCTCAACGAGCCGCTCACCGGCCTGCGCTTCCCCGCCACCCTGACCCGGATCGGGAACGACCTCGTCGTCACGCAGGCCCAGCTGGACAAACTGCAGGGCGGCACCCCGGAAACGCCGTTCCGATTGACGCGCTTCCCGAAGTTCTGA
- a CDS encoding sensor domain-containing diguanylate cyclase yields the protein MSRGPRTLNLRAVLYGVLALTATFIVVSNGLLAQQTRQIQREQTLAAATGRQQVVAEQIGRLAWQLSTAPSAGDRQRARDQLRRRVAELREDHRTLVGAPEFRRAAGAAGAAPLAARMHAEVEGYLAAATRILLTPQARLTAGSADLRQLDRQAAGPLTAVLSEASALMQRSGAAHIRRVNTFAWIRLGSLLTMLVIASLLIHPLERRIRQAQAELIRERDFARQIMSTVAQGLSVTDPEGRFEYVNPAYARLLNVTPESLLGRTPFDITFEEDHAALAAAKARREVGETSTYETRLRRADGAAVPVLVTGAPRLTEGGRTGTIASITDLTERKQHEQTLRTLAVLSHSLEREQTPEGVAERALDVLSQAMDLAWLNLSRLEGDRFVPRAISGTMPPGLRDQVALGVSRGEGAIWETLGAEAVYLQESRIEAYVALGVRSVALVPLPAADGVTQVLCAYRGGEARPWSGQERVLLEAATRSMAAALERAELHHQAQEAADYAQTLLAVSALVERALEPAVMAQQALELLAPAVDIDWGSVLVVRGDMTESLTAWSRNGLEVELHGEVHRAQIQRAMTSGLPVYVDADSGTRHEAPDLPGGLKSAAWIPLTASHDAQYIYVVARLHGGESWSPRDRDLLTAAARTVRVAFERQEHLRVIEQASLTDPLTGLGNRRALDRALAALTEHGDAPFALITIDLDGLKQVNDTLGHEWGDVMLREFGRGLKTSVQKEDRVYRLGGDEYVVLLQGCPPDPTVATLTLVDRAADQVRLHPELRTFQASAGLASWPDDGPSAGALLHRADERMYQQKRARQRQQAPP from the coding sequence ATGTCCCGCGGCCCGCGAACGCTGAACCTGCGCGCTGTGCTGTACGGCGTCCTGGCACTGACCGCCACGTTCATCGTCGTGTCCAACGGGCTGCTGGCACAGCAGACCCGTCAGATCCAGCGCGAGCAGACCCTGGCCGCCGCGACCGGGCGGCAGCAGGTGGTCGCCGAACAAATCGGCCGGCTCGCCTGGCAGCTCTCGACCGCCCCCTCTGCAGGCGACCGGCAGCGGGCGCGTGACCAGCTTCGCCGCCGCGTAGCCGAGTTGCGGGAAGACCACCGCACCCTGGTGGGAGCCCCCGAGTTCCGGCGGGCCGCGGGCGCTGCCGGGGCCGCGCCCCTTGCGGCCCGGATGCATGCGGAGGTGGAAGGCTACCTGGCCGCCGCCACCCGCATTCTGCTGACGCCGCAGGCCCGGCTGACCGCCGGGAGTGCGGACCTGCGTCAGCTGGATCGTCAGGCCGCCGGGCCGCTGACGGCCGTCCTCAGCGAGGCGAGCGCGCTGATGCAGCGCTCCGGCGCCGCGCACATTCGCCGCGTCAACACCTTCGCGTGGATCCGCCTCGGCAGCCTCCTGACCATGCTGGTCATCGCGTCGCTGCTCATCCACCCCCTGGAGCGGCGGATCCGGCAGGCCCAGGCTGAGCTCATCCGCGAGCGGGACTTCGCGCGGCAGATCATGTCCACGGTCGCGCAGGGCCTCTCGGTGACGGACCCTGAAGGACGGTTCGAGTACGTGAATCCCGCCTACGCCCGGCTGCTGAACGTCACCCCTGAGAGTCTCCTGGGCCGCACGCCCTTCGACATCACCTTCGAGGAGGACCACGCGGCGCTCGCTGCCGCGAAAGCGCGGCGGGAGGTCGGCGAGACCAGCACCTACGAGACCCGCCTGAGACGCGCGGACGGCGCGGCCGTCCCTGTCCTCGTGACGGGAGCGCCGCGGCTCACCGAGGGCGGGAGGACCGGGACCATCGCCTCCATCACGGACCTGACCGAGCGCAAACAGCACGAGCAGACGCTGCGCACCCTCGCCGTCCTCTCACACAGCCTGGAGCGGGAGCAGACCCCTGAAGGCGTGGCTGAGCGGGCCCTGGACGTGCTGTCACAGGCCATGGACCTGGCGTGGCTCAACCTCAGCCGTCTGGAAGGAGACCGCTTCGTCCCGCGCGCAATTTCCGGCACCATGCCGCCCGGCTTGCGTGACCAGGTGGCCCTGGGCGTGTCCCGGGGGGAAGGGGCCATCTGGGAGACACTCGGCGCCGAGGCGGTGTACCTGCAGGAATCCAGAATTGAGGCCTACGTCGCGCTGGGGGTCCGCAGCGTCGCGCTGGTTCCACTGCCCGCCGCGGACGGCGTGACCCAGGTGCTGTGCGCCTACCGGGGTGGCGAGGCCCGGCCCTGGTCCGGTCAGGAACGCGTCCTGCTGGAAGCGGCCACCCGCTCCATGGCGGCGGCCCTGGAGCGGGCGGAACTGCACCACCAGGCGCAGGAGGCGGCCGACTACGCACAGACCCTGCTGGCGGTCTCTGCCCTGGTCGAACGTGCCCTCGAACCCGCCGTGATGGCCCAGCAGGCGCTTGAACTCCTGGCGCCCGCTGTGGACATCGACTGGGGCAGCGTGCTGGTCGTCCGGGGCGACATGACCGAGTCGCTGACCGCCTGGAGCCGCAATGGGCTGGAGGTGGAGCTGCATGGGGAGGTGCACCGTGCACAGATCCAGCGGGCAATGACGTCTGGTCTTCCCGTCTACGTCGATGCCGATTCCGGGACGCGGCACGAGGCGCCGGACCTCCCCGGCGGCCTGAAAAGTGCCGCGTGGATTCCACTCACGGCCTCGCACGACGCCCAGTACATCTACGTCGTTGCGCGGCTACACGGCGGCGAGTCCTGGTCGCCCCGCGACCGGGACCTGCTCACGGCGGCAGCCCGGACCGTCCGTGTGGCGTTTGAACGCCAGGAGCATCTCCGCGTCATCGAGCAGGCGTCCCTGACCGATCCCCTCACCGGGCTGGGGAATCGCCGCGCCCTGGACCGGGCCCTGGCCGCCCTGACCGAACACGGGGACGCTCCGTTTGCGCTGATCACCATCGACCTGGACGGCCTGAAACAGGTCAACGACACCCTCGGGCACGAATGGGGTGACGTGATGCTCCGGGAGTTCGGGCGCGGCCTGAAGACCAGTGTCCAGAAGGAAGACCGGGTCTACCGCCTGGGGGGTGACGAGTACGTGGTGCTGCTGCAGGGGTGCCCGCCAGACCCCACGGTGGCGACCCTCACCCTGGTGGACCGGGCCGCCGACCAGGTGCGGCTTCATCCCGAGCTGCGGACCTTCCAGGCGAGTGCTGGCCTGGCCAGCTGGCCGGACGATGGACCCTCAGCGGGCGCCCTGTTGCACAGGGCGGACGAACGGATGTACCAGCAGAAACGAGCCCGCCAGAGGCAGCAGGCGCCGCCCTGA
- a CDS encoding PQQ-dependent sugar dehydrogenase encodes MPIRSLLALGLTGGLTLAAAQTAAPTPRPLPAPEPPATVTATKNEPTAQAFTPDKLARLKVPAGFQLTVMATDLGNARMMHVMPDGGVYLTRRAQGDIWYLRDVNRDGKFEGTERRQVATNLKLVHGLDVKAGKLYAVGEKTIWVMDIARDGTLSVPRVFADGFPDAGQHPARGLKWGPDGYLYASFGSTNNDTPTQNPEEATLLRLRPDGQWREVYARGLRHTIGFGWHPVTKVLYGMDQGSDWHGDNIPPEELNVLKRTGNYGWPFCYGAKNPDPYTTTANIPGKITKAEYCAMTTGSTLNYTAHAAAIGMAFYTGTQFPAEFRNDAFVAFRGSWNRTEPSGYEIARVVFDGANQPTGIEPFITGFVYQEGGEWKQFGRVAGVAVYTDGSLLFTDDQSGVIYRVRYTGGN; translated from the coding sequence ATGCCGATCCGTTCTCTCCTCGCCCTCGGTCTGACCGGCGGCCTGACTCTGGCCGCCGCACAGACCGCAGCGCCCACCCCACGTCCCCTCCCCGCCCCGGAACCGCCCGCCACGGTGACCGCCACGAAGAACGAACCGACCGCGCAGGCCTTCACGCCTGACAAGCTCGCCCGCCTGAAGGTCCCGGCCGGCTTCCAGCTGACGGTCATGGCGACCGACCTCGGAAACGCCCGCATGATGCACGTCATGCCGGACGGCGGGGTGTACCTCACCCGCCGGGCCCAGGGCGACATCTGGTACCTCCGGGACGTCAACCGTGACGGGAAGTTCGAGGGCACTGAGCGGCGACAGGTGGCCACCAACCTCAAACTCGTGCACGGCTTGGACGTCAAGGCCGGCAAACTCTATGCGGTGGGAGAAAAGACCATCTGGGTGATGGACATTGCCCGGGACGGCACGCTCTCCGTGCCCCGCGTGTTCGCGGACGGCTTCCCGGACGCCGGGCAGCACCCGGCCCGGGGCCTGAAATGGGGCCCGGACGGCTACCTGTACGCGAGCTTCGGCAGCACCAACAACGACACGCCCACCCAGAACCCTGAGGAGGCCACCCTGCTGCGCCTGCGGCCCGACGGGCAGTGGCGCGAGGTCTACGCGCGGGGCCTGCGGCACACCATCGGCTTCGGCTGGCATCCGGTCACGAAGGTCCTGTACGGCATGGACCAGGGCAGCGACTGGCACGGCGACAACATTCCACCTGAGGAACTCAATGTCCTCAAGCGCACCGGTAATTACGGCTGGCCCTTCTGCTACGGTGCGAAGAACCCGGACCCTTACACGACCACCGCGAACATCCCCGGCAAGATCACCAAAGCCGAGTACTGCGCCATGACCACAGGGAGCACCCTGAACTACACCGCGCACGCCGCCGCGATCGGGATGGCGTTCTACACCGGCACGCAGTTCCCGGCGGAGTTCCGGAACGATGCGTTCGTCGCCTTCCGCGGGTCGTGGAACCGCACCGAGCCCAGCGGGTACGAGATCGCGCGCGTGGTGTTCGACGGCGCGAATCAACCGACGGGCATCGAGCCCTTCATCACGGGGTTCGTGTACCAGGAAGGCGGCGAGTGGAAGCAGTTCGGGCGGGTGGCGGGCGTGGCCGTGTACACCGATGGCAGCCTGCTGTTCACCGACGACCAGAGCGGCGTGATCTACCGCGTGCGCTACACGGGAGGCAACTGA
- a CDS encoding MFS transporter — protein sequence MLSTLTLPDFRKLWLGEVISLIGDRALLLALPYFLYQETGSTLATALLALSYYLPGLLFSSFAGVLADRWDRRRVLVTTHLLQAALIGLLALAPLPGLMWVAYAVTFAELTISTLSAPVAGALLPTLVPGPQLVQANSALSFGMTSARLLGPVIGGVLIAAAGIPGVVLFDAASFLIAALSFFRLRVVPLVARPGDLPSPTLFGTWRSMGQEWRSGLRVVRQRPVILTLMAVLSITSLGGTLIDPFYMPFLMSIIHADAETIGRLSALGGLGAVLGSATASWLGSRVSTRTLTGLGTLLVGLLMLRIYTLTTLPPLYVLVPLLGIPMIVSNVAMSTMIQRATPEAFRGRVYGTLGTTNAFVGVLATAAAGVIGPIAGIVPMLVTAASLTILGGCVALAFLPAEADEDEACTQAASART from the coding sequence ATGCTGAGCACCCTGACGCTTCCCGACTTCCGCAAGCTGTGGCTGGGGGAGGTGATCTCCCTGATCGGCGACCGGGCGCTGCTGCTCGCCCTGCCGTACTTCCTGTACCAGGAGACCGGCTCCACGCTCGCCACTGCCCTGCTCGCGCTGTCGTACTACCTGCCGGGCCTGCTGTTCAGTTCCTTCGCCGGCGTGCTCGCTGACCGCTGGGACCGCCGGCGCGTGCTGGTCACCACCCACCTCCTTCAGGCCGCGCTGATCGGCCTGCTGGCCCTCGCTCCACTTCCCGGCCTGATGTGGGTCGCTTACGCCGTGACCTTCGCGGAACTCACCATCAGCACCCTCTCCGCCCCGGTGGCCGGCGCTCTGCTGCCCACCCTGGTGCCCGGGCCGCAACTCGTGCAGGCCAACTCCGCGCTGTCCTTCGGCATGACGTCCGCCCGCCTGCTCGGTCCCGTGATCGGCGGGGTCCTGATCGCCGCGGCCGGCATCCCCGGCGTGGTTCTCTTCGACGCCGCGTCCTTCCTGATTGCGGCCCTCAGCTTTTTCCGCCTGCGTGTCGTGCCTCTGGTCGCCCGACCTGGTGATCTGCCCTCTCCCACCCTCTTCGGCACCTGGCGCAGCATGGGGCAGGAGTGGCGCAGCGGTCTGCGCGTCGTGCGCCAGCGCCCGGTCATCCTCACCCTGATGGCCGTCCTGAGCATCACCAGCCTCGGCGGCACCCTGATCGACCCCTTCTACATGCCGTTCCTGATGTCCATCATCCATGCCGACGCCGAAACCATCGGGCGGCTCAGCGCCCTCGGCGGCCTCGGCGCCGTGCTCGGCAGCGCCACGGCATCCTGGCTGGGCAGCCGCGTCTCCACGCGGACCCTCACCGGGCTCGGCACGCTGCTGGTGGGCCTGCTGATGCTCCGCATCTACACGCTGACCACCCTGCCGCCCCTGTACGTGCTGGTGCCCCTGCTGGGCATCCCCATGATCGTCTCGAACGTCGCCATGTCCACCATGATCCAGCGCGCCACGCCCGAAGCCTTCCGCGGCCGGGTGTACGGCACGCTCGGCACCACCAACGCGTTCGTGGGCGTCCTTGCCACGGCCGCGGCCGGCGTGATCGGCCCCATCGCCGGGATCGTCCCCATGCTCGTCACCGCCGCCAGCCTCACGATCCTCGGGGGCTGCGTCGCCCTCGCGTTCCTGCCTGCTGAGGCGGACGAAGACGAGGCCTGCACTCAGGCGGCCTCCGCCCGGACCTGA
- a CDS encoding ArsR/SmtB family transcription factor has translation MKQGDLPRLWQRLDDPAAARVLADAQARQYLEPFIWRERRVTDVARELGVSKQALLYQVNKLLRLGLLTVTRTEPRHGRAVRYYRSSSPGYFVPFSATSAESIHALYESSLDNTRRSLLSLLTQAWTDLADDPRWFGLYTYGDEHGLKSHALLPAPPASPVSPEAGSLSWLLQTNVPAVWDNTAPVRLSLTHAKALQRELHDLHARYQALEGEEGQKTYVLRLTLVPVDDEDDA, from the coding sequence ATGAAACAAGGTGATTTGCCCAGGCTCTGGCAGCGGCTGGATGACCCTGCAGCGGCCCGGGTGCTGGCCGACGCGCAGGCCCGGCAGTACCTGGAGCCGTTCATCTGGCGCGAGCGGCGGGTCACGGACGTCGCCCGCGAGCTGGGCGTCTCGAAGCAGGCCCTGCTGTACCAGGTGAACAAACTCCTGCGCCTGGGGCTGCTGACCGTCACCCGCACCGAGCCCAGGCACGGGCGGGCCGTGCGCTACTACCGCTCGTCGTCCCCCGGGTACTTCGTGCCGTTCTCCGCGACGTCCGCCGAATCCATCCACGCGCTGTACGAGTCCTCCCTCGACAACACCCGCCGCTCCCTGCTGTCCCTGCTGACGCAGGCCTGGACGGATCTGGCCGACGATCCCCGCTGGTTCGGGCTGTACACCTACGGCGACGAGCACGGCCTGAAAAGTCACGCCCTGCTGCCCGCGCCGCCGGCCTCGCCGGTGTCCCCGGAGGCCGGGTCGCTGTCGTGGCTGCTTCAGACGAACGTGCCTGCCGTGTGGGACAACACCGCTCCTGTTCGCCTGTCCCTCACTCACGCCAAGGCGCTGCAGCGGGAACTCCATGACCTGCACGCCCGATATCAGGCTCTCGAGGGCGAGGAGGGCCAGAAGACCTATGTCCTGCGCCTCACTCTGGTGCCTGTCGACGACGAGGACGATGCCTGA